CAGGAGGAACAGGCCAAGCTTCAGGGCCTCAAGACCGACGCGGCAGGCTCGTGGGGCGACCAGATGCGGTCGTACGTCCTCCATCCTTATCAGATGGTGAAGGATTTGCGTACGGAGCAGGAGACTGGTAATCCGACCTCGGTCTTCGACGGTGACCTGGACGCTTTCATCGAGGCGGGCATCCGCTGGCGTAAGCAGCAGCAACTCGCTGGCGACCGTGCGTGACCGATCGTGGGCGGAGTGCGTCATCGATCTCTACGTGACGTGCTGATTCGATGACTTGGCCCGCATCGGCGGGGCGTAGGACTTGGCACGGCAGTTACACGGCGTAGACTCTCCACCCGTGATTCAGCTTGAGCAAGTGACGAAGACGTACCCGAAGGCGTCGCGGCCTTCGCTCGACAACGTGTCCGTGTCGATCGACAAGGGCGAGTTCGTCTTCTTCATCGGTCCATCCGGCTCCGGCAAGTCCACGATCATCAAGATGCTGTTGCACGAGGTGACCCCGAACAAGGGTCGGGTCGTCGTGAACGGCAAGGACGTGACCTCGATGCGATCCTGGAAGCGCCCGCACTTCCGCCGGTCGATCGGCTGCGTCTTCCAGGACTTCCGGCTGCTGCCCAACCGCACCGCCTACGAGAACGTCGCCTTCGCTCTCGAGGTGATCGGCAAGACCAAGGCGGTGGCCCGCCGGGTCGTACCGGAGGTGCTGGAGCTGGTCGGTCTCGGTGGCAAGGAGCATCGCTACCCGCACGAGCTCTCCGGTGGTGAGCAGCAGCGAGTGGCGGTGGCCCGGGCGTTCGTGAACCGTCCGCTGATCCTGCTGGCCGACGAGCCGACCGGAAACCTGGACCCGGACACCTCCATCGAGATCATGCGCCTGCTGGACCGGATCAACCGCACCGGCACGACCGTCGTGATGGTCACGCACGACTCCAACATCGTGAACCAGATGCGGCGCCGGGTCATCGAGATCGAGAGCGGCCGCATCGTTCGCGACCAGGCCCGCGGCGTCTACGGGTGACGAGGGCGGACCACCCCACCCCGATCTGACGACAACACCTCACGCCGGAGAGCCGGAGGAAAATCCCGATGCGGATGAAATACGTCCTGTCCGAGGTACTGGTCGGACTGTGGCGCAACGTGACCATGACCATCGCGATGATCATCACGATGGGCGTCTCGCTGACCATGCTCGGTGCCAGCGGCCTGATCTACACCAAGGTCGCCGACATGAAGGAGCTGTACTTCGAGAACATCGAGGTATCGGTCTTCCTGACCACCGACGTCACCGAAGAGCAGCGCACCGACCTCGCCAACCGGCTGGAGGCCGACCCGCTCGTCTCGGAGGTCACCTACGTCAACAAGGAGGAGGCGTTCCAGCGCTTCCAGGAGATGTTCCGGGACTCGCCGGACCTGCTGAGCGCGGTCAAGGCCGACCAGCTGCCCGAGTCGTACCGGCTCAAGCTGGTGAACCCGGAGGAGTACAAGGTCATCTCCGACCAGTACGCCTCGGTCGCGGGGGTCGACCAGGTGGTCGACCAGAGTCAGGTACTCGACAAGATCTTCAACCTCTTCACCGCCGGCCAGAACGTCGCGCTTGCCGCTGCGGTCGCGATGGCCATCGCCGCACTGCTGCTGGTCGCCAACACGATCCAGGTCGCCGCGTACAGCAAGCGGCGTGAGGTCGCGGTCATGAAACTGGTCGGTGCGTCGAACTGGTTCATCCAGGCACCGTTCGTGCTGGAAGCGGTGGTCGCCGGCCTGATCGGTTCGGTACTCGGCCTCGGTGCCCTGGTCGCGCTGAAGAAGTTCCTCTTCGACGACGCGCTCAGTGCGCTACAGGGGCTGTTCGCCCCGGTGAGCTGGGGCGAGGTGTTCCTGACCTTCCCGGTGATGGCCGGCGTCGGTGGTCTGATCAGCGCGGTCACCGCCTGGGTCACGCTCCGTTTCTACCTGCGGGTCTAGCTTCGGTACCCGGCTGAGTCGTCGCTTGCGCTGCGGCAGGGCCCTTCCACGCCGGAATAATCGGCGCGGAAGGGCCCTTGTCGTTCGGGTAGCATGATCTCCGCTCTTCGGCCGGTCACCGCCGGTCGAGGGCGCTCACGTTCCGGCCGGTGGCTGCCGGTGCGGAGCATTGACGGAAGGGGGTGGCGCGGCGATGCCACGGGAAAAGGGGCGCAAGGTCGTCGCCTCCAACAAGAAGG
This DNA window, taken from Micromonospora sp. FIMYZ51, encodes the following:
- the ftsE gene encoding cell division ATP-binding protein FtsE, yielding MIQLEQVTKTYPKASRPSLDNVSVSIDKGEFVFFIGPSGSGKSTIIKMLLHEVTPNKGRVVVNGKDVTSMRSWKRPHFRRSIGCVFQDFRLLPNRTAYENVAFALEVIGKTKAVARRVVPEVLELVGLGGKEHRYPHELSGGEQQRVAVARAFVNRPLILLADEPTGNLDPDTSIEIMRLLDRINRTGTTVVMVTHDSNIVNQMRRRVIEIESGRIVRDQARGVYG
- the ftsX gene encoding permease-like cell division protein FtsX — encoded protein: MRMKYVLSEVLVGLWRNVTMTIAMIITMGVSLTMLGASGLIYTKVADMKELYFENIEVSVFLTTDVTEEQRTDLANRLEADPLVSEVTYVNKEEAFQRFQEMFRDSPDLLSAVKADQLPESYRLKLVNPEEYKVISDQYASVAGVDQVVDQSQVLDKIFNLFTAGQNVALAAAVAMAIAALLLVANTIQVAAYSKRREVAVMKLVGASNWFIQAPFVLEAVVAGLIGSVLGLGALVALKKFLFDDALSALQGLFAPVSWGEVFLTFPVMAGVGGLISAVTAWVTLRFYLRV